From a single Nostoc edaphicum CCNP1411 genomic region:
- a CDS encoding helix-turn-helix domain-containing protein: MGCRLKVFLTEEEKLTLEELRKAKDVPQRTKDRAQVLLLNTRGLKNEQIAKGLNWAISTVRQTLHRWEKMGLAGLWDAPGRGGKPRYSESDLVYLENCLAQDSESYNSKQLAKKLASERQVNLSADRLRRVLKQRGKRFGSAPV; the protein is encoded by the coding sequence ATGGGATGCCGATTAAAAGTCTTTCTAACTGAGGAAGAAAAGCTGACTTTAGAAGAGTTGAGAAAAGCCAAAGATGTTCCTCAACGTACCAAGGATCGTGCTCAAGTTTTACTACTGAATACTCGTGGCTTAAAAAATGAGCAAATTGCTAAAGGACTGAACTGGGCGATTTCAACAGTACGTCAAACCCTTCATCGCTGGGAAAAGATGGGTTTAGCAGGTTTGTGGGATGCTCCTGGCCGAGGCGGAAAACCGCGATATTCGGAATCAGATTTGGTTTATCTAGAAAATTGTTTAGCTCAAGATTCAGAGAGTTATAACTCTAAACAATTAGCAAAAAAACTGGCATCTGAGCGTCAAGTCAACTTGAGTGCAGATAGATTACGACGGGTACTTAAACAAAGGGGAAAGAGGTTTGGAAGCGCACCTGTATAA
- the pstC gene encoding phosphate ABC transporter permease subunit PstC, giving the protein MSIQTGESIRDNQPGIKKRLTTQGVFDQSFFWLTLIMAIAVAGVLAFVIFEIGMSALPAIQTFGLNFLITTTWDPVNNIYGALPQVYGTLVTSAIALLIAIPVGIGVAVFLNEDFIPSYIRTPILFAIELIVAIPSVVLGLWGIFVFIPFIRPFYQFLSDTLGWIPLFSGIPRGYSLLTLGIVLAIMVVPIIISITRDTLRSLPPELRQGAMAMGATRWETIMRVLIPAGLSGIIGSIMIALGRAMGETMVAAMLVGNANRITPSLLNPGATITSLIASQFGEAGRTQVAALLYTGLILMILSLIVNILAQVFIKKFQNVE; this is encoded by the coding sequence ATGAGTATACAGACTGGAGAAAGCATTAGAGATAATCAACCAGGTATCAAAAAGCGGTTAACTACTCAGGGAGTTTTTGACCAGAGCTTTTTTTGGCTGACCCTGATAATGGCGATCGCTGTTGCTGGAGTTCTCGCTTTTGTGATTTTTGAGATTGGAATGTCAGCATTACCTGCCATCCAAACCTTTGGTTTAAATTTTCTCATCACCACAACCTGGGACCCAGTAAATAATATTTACGGTGCTTTACCACAGGTTTACGGGACTTTGGTGACATCAGCGATCGCTCTTTTGATTGCAATACCCGTTGGGATTGGAGTTGCAGTATTTCTGAACGAAGATTTCATCCCTAGTTACATTCGTACTCCTATCTTGTTTGCGATTGAGTTGATTGTTGCTATTCCCAGCGTAGTTTTGGGACTCTGGGGCATCTTTGTGTTCATCCCCTTTATTCGTCCGTTCTATCAATTTCTCAGCGATACATTGGGCTGGATTCCCCTTTTTTCAGGCATTCCTAGAGGCTATAGTCTGTTGACACTAGGCATTGTCTTAGCAATTATGGTTGTACCCATTATTATTTCCATTACACGGGATACACTGCGGTCTTTGCCACCAGAACTCCGACAAGGGGCAATGGCGATGGGTGCAACCCGTTGGGAAACTATTATGCGAGTATTAATTCCCGCTGGTTTATCTGGAATTATTGGTTCTATCATGATCGCACTGGGACGAGCAATGGGAGAAACAATGGTTGCAGCAATGCTAGTTGGAAATGCCAACCGGATTACTCCTTCTTTATTAAATCCTGGTGCAACTATTACATCACTCATTGCATCCCAATTTGGTGAAGCTGGTCGAACTCAAGTTGCAGCTCTACTCTACACAGGACTTATATTGATGATTTTGAGTTTGATTGTCAATATCCTTGCTCAAGTGTTTATTAAGAAATTTCAAAACGTTGAGTAA
- the pstS gene encoding phosphate ABC transporter substrate-binding protein PstS — MSGAGATFPAPLYQRWFSAYNKDVASNVQVSYQSVGSGAGLEQYINGTVDFGASDAPIEGDRLKSFQSKYNYEPIQVPMAGGFLSFAYNLPGVNDGQLRLSREVYCGIVQGNITNWNDPAIAKVNPNLKLPNLPILWSHRSDGSGTTFIFVNHINAACPKWPSGVGTSVKWPVGQGGQGNEGVAALIQQNQGAIGYVEYAYAKLNQLPSAEIENAAGNFIYPSAKAASTALENAEIPEDFGLTVPDPKGENAYPIVGLTWILVYRQYSDPQKWESLRKVMEWALTDGQSITTELDYVPMPESIINRIRERLDQVKAG; from the coding sequence ATTAGTGGTGCAGGTGCGACCTTTCCCGCTCCTCTTTATCAACGCTGGTTTTCTGCATATAACAAAGATGTTGCTTCTAATGTACAGGTAAGTTATCAATCAGTAGGAAGCGGTGCAGGTCTAGAGCAGTACATTAACGGGACTGTGGATTTTGGCGCGAGTGATGCGCCAATTGAAGGCGATCGCTTAAAATCTTTCCAATCTAAATACAACTATGAGCCGATCCAAGTTCCAATGGCAGGGGGATTTCTTTCATTTGCCTATAACTTGCCCGGTGTTAATGACGGTCAACTGCGGTTAAGTAGGGAGGTGTACTGTGGAATTGTACAAGGCAATATCACTAACTGGAATGATCCAGCAATTGCTAAAGTAAACCCAAATCTCAAGTTACCTAACTTACCGATTCTCTGGTCACATCGCTCTGACGGTAGTGGTACGACATTTATTTTTGTAAATCATATTAATGCAGCTTGCCCCAAGTGGCCTTCTGGAGTAGGAACCTCCGTAAAATGGCCTGTAGGTCAAGGTGGTCAGGGGAATGAAGGAGTTGCTGCACTTATCCAACAAAACCAAGGAGCGATTGGTTACGTTGAGTATGCTTATGCAAAACTAAATCAACTTCCATCTGCTGAGATTGAGAATGCAGCAGGAAACTTTATATACCCTTCAGCAAAAGCTGCTTCTACTGCGTTGGAGAATGCAGAAATTCCAGAAGACTTTGGTCTGACAGTGCCCGATCCTAAAGGTGAAAATGCCTACCCAATTGTAGGTTTAACCTGGATTTTGGTTTATCGACAGTATAGCGACCCCCAAAAATGGGAAAGTCTACGTAAAGTGATGGAATGGGCACTAACAGATGGTCAGTCTATTACCACTGAATTAGATTACGTACCAATGCCAGAAAGCATCATCAACCGGATTAGAGAAAGACTTGATCAAGTCAAGGCGGGCTAA